In Saccharothrix syringae, the following are encoded in one genomic region:
- a CDS encoding winged helix-turn-helix transcriptional regulator encodes MVTKQYAGSPDEADLRRADSLAREIFSDVANKWALLIIEALGERTRRFGELRDEVEGVSHKMLTQNLRMLERNGLVERTVHATVPPRVDYTLTEPGRALRRTVDLMCDWTHRYLGHIEDSRRRFDG; translated from the coding sequence ATGGTGACCAAGCAGTACGCGGGCTCGCCCGACGAAGCGGACCTGCGGCGCGCGGACTCCCTGGCGCGCGAGATCTTCTCCGACGTGGCCAACAAGTGGGCGCTGCTGATCATCGAGGCGCTGGGCGAGCGCACCCGGCGGTTCGGCGAGCTGCGCGACGAGGTGGAGGGCGTCAGCCACAAGATGCTCACCCAGAACCTGCGCATGCTGGAGCGCAACGGCCTGGTGGAGCGCACCGTGCACGCCACCGTGCCGCCCCGGGTCGACTACACCCTCACCGAACCGGGCCGGGCCCTGCGGCGGACCGTGGACCTGATGTGCGACTGGACCCACCGGTACCTCGGTCACATCGAGGACTCCCGCCGCCGGTTCGACGGGTGA
- a CDS encoding LysR family transcriptional regulator, protein MQNWSVIHAPVDDLAPKLAVLRALARDEHVTRAAEEVGVPQPTVSRWLAAIGEQLGAPVVVRSGRRVRLTRAGRLLADSADRALAVLEAGHRAAAEEVDPERGQVALGFLHLLGRALVPELVRGFRASHPHVRFRLVQDSRQVLLDHLADGVVDLALVAPPPPDSEHAVLGEQELVLVLPPGHPLADRDAVRVADLADEDFVGLEHGYGLRQITDELCAAAGFAPRLAFEGQEVETLRGLVAAGLGVALLPRAEHGSGAVELPLRPRAHRRIALVWAGEYLPPAVRAFRDHALAGVEERR, encoded by the coding sequence ATGCAGAATTGGTCGGTGATTCATGCACCGGTGGATGACTTGGCCCCGAAACTGGCCGTCCTGCGGGCCCTGGCGCGCGACGAGCACGTGACCCGCGCGGCCGAGGAGGTCGGCGTGCCCCAGCCCACGGTCAGCCGGTGGCTGGCCGCCATCGGCGAGCAGCTGGGTGCCCCGGTGGTGGTGCGCAGCGGCCGGCGCGTCCGCCTGACCCGCGCGGGCCGCCTGCTGGCCGACTCCGCCGACCGCGCCCTGGCGGTGCTGGAGGCCGGCCACCGGGCGGCGGCCGAGGAGGTCGACCCGGAACGCGGGCAGGTGGCCCTGGGCTTCCTGCACCTGCTGGGCCGCGCCCTGGTCCCGGAACTGGTGCGCGGCTTCCGCGCGTCCCACCCGCACGTGCGGTTCCGGCTGGTCCAGGACTCCCGCCAGGTCCTGCTCGACCACCTGGCCGACGGCGTCGTGGACCTGGCCCTGGTGGCACCCCCGCCGCCCGACTCCGAGCACGCCGTGCTGGGCGAGCAGGAGCTGGTGCTGGTCCTGCCGCCCGGCCACCCGCTGGCCGACCGGGACGCGGTGCGGGTGGCCGACCTGGCCGACGAGGACTTCGTGGGCCTGGAACACGGCTACGGCCTGCGGCAGATCACCGACGAGCTGTGCGCGGCGGCGGGCTTCGCGCCCAGGTTGGCGTTCGAGGGGCAGGAGGTGGAGACGCTGCGCGGACTGGTGGCGGCCGGGCTGGGCGTCGCGCTGCTGCCCCGGGCCGAGCACGGGTCGGGCGCGGTGGAACTGCCCCTGCGGCCCCGGGCCCACCGCCGGATCGCGCTGGTGTGGGCGGGCGAGTACCTGCCCCCCGCGGTGCGCGCTTTCCGGGACCATGCTTTGGCGGGGGTGGAGGAGAGGCGGTAG
- a CDS encoding YbaB/EbfC family nucleoid-associated protein — translation MADPLSGIGHMIDRWEQEAEQKAARYQEMSREVQQISITASAADGAVTVTVGANGIPSAVTMTDGVRKLAPDRIAAAVMEAMTRAQSRYPERLAEVMAATVGENQTTRYLLDQAREHFPAAEGDGPPRPPRPAGDDDDDFGDASYLQGGR, via the coding sequence ATGGCTGACCCGTTGTCGGGCATCGGGCACATGATCGACCGCTGGGAGCAGGAGGCCGAGCAGAAGGCCGCCCGCTACCAGGAGATGTCGCGCGAGGTGCAGCAGATCTCCATCACCGCGTCCGCGGCCGACGGCGCGGTCACCGTGACGGTCGGGGCCAACGGCATCCCCAGCGCGGTGACCATGACCGACGGCGTGCGCAAGCTCGCCCCGGACCGGATCGCGGCCGCCGTGATGGAGGCGATGACCCGCGCCCAGTCCCGGTACCCCGAGCGGCTGGCCGAGGTCATGGCCGCGACCGTCGGCGAGAACCAGACCACCCGGTACCTGCTCGACCAGGCGCGGGAGCACTTCCCGGCCGCCGAGGGCGACGGGCCGCCGCGCCCGCCGCGGCCCGCCGGTGACGACGATGACGACTTCGGCGACGCCTCCTACCTCCAGGGTGGTCGCTGA
- a CDS encoding RidA family protein, with protein sequence MTITFIDPDGLPKIDVYRQVSVATGSKLVFVAGQVAWDGGDLAAQVEQCYLNVATALAGVGASFADVAKLNVHVVDWTPDKMPLLLAGIERAAARLGATPVPPATLLGVAALDVPEHLVEVEATAVLD encoded by the coding sequence ATGACCATCACCTTCATCGACCCCGACGGGCTGCCGAAGATCGACGTCTACCGGCAGGTGTCGGTCGCGACCGGCTCGAAGCTGGTCTTCGTCGCCGGGCAGGTCGCCTGGGACGGCGGCGACCTCGCCGCCCAGGTCGAGCAGTGCTACCTCAACGTCGCCACCGCCCTGGCCGGGGTCGGTGCCTCCTTCGCCGACGTGGCGAAGCTGAACGTCCACGTCGTCGACTGGACGCCGGACAAGATGCCCCTGCTGCTGGCGGGCATCGAGCGGGCCGCCGCGCGGCTGGGGGCAACCCCCGTGCCACCGGCCACGCTGCTCGGCGTCGCCGCCCTGGACGTGCCCGAGCACCTGGTGGAGGTGGAGGCCACCGCCGTCCTGGACTGA
- a CDS encoding sigma-70 family RNA polymerase sigma factor, with protein MRGTGERAPRSTEELLALARGGDGEAFRRLVEPHRRELQVHCYRVLGSVQDAEDLVQETLLAAWRGIGGFEGRASVRTWLYRIATNRCLNALRDGARRPHERALHQPGVPLPEPSHRRAEPSWLEPCPDVLLDEVPDLAPGPEARYELGESVSLAFLAALQELPPRQRVVLVLRDVLGFRAAEVAAVLETTENAVNGALKRARAVLARELPGADRESAPLPGSPRERRVVADFTRAFQAGDVDAVVALLTDDVRLTMPPLPLEYRGLADVRNFLGSVSLCGRSRHVLVPTRANGQPAFGCYLRDPRTPVLHAHGVLVLTLSGDRVAALTRFVDNSLLAVFGLPRSLRAGWDGNGG; from the coding sequence ATGCGAGGGACCGGGGAGCGCGCGCCGCGCTCGACCGAGGAGCTGCTGGCGCTGGCGCGGGGCGGTGACGGCGAGGCGTTCCGCCGGCTCGTCGAACCGCACCGGCGCGAGCTGCAGGTGCACTGCTACCGCGTCCTGGGCTCGGTGCAGGACGCCGAGGACCTGGTGCAGGAGACGCTGCTGGCGGCGTGGCGCGGGATCGGCGGCTTCGAGGGGCGCGCGTCCGTGCGGACGTGGCTCTACCGGATCGCGACCAACCGCTGCCTCAACGCGCTGCGGGACGGCGCCCGCCGGCCGCACGAGCGCGCTCTCCACCAGCCGGGGGTCCCGTTGCCCGAGCCGTCGCACCGCCGCGCGGAACCGAGCTGGCTGGAGCCCTGCCCGGACGTGCTGCTCGACGAGGTCCCCGACCTCGCGCCCGGCCCCGAGGCGCGCTACGAGCTGGGCGAGTCGGTGTCGCTGGCGTTCCTGGCCGCGCTCCAGGAGCTGCCGCCGCGGCAGCGCGTCGTGCTGGTGCTGCGGGACGTGCTGGGGTTCCGGGCCGCCGAGGTGGCGGCCGTGCTGGAGACCACCGAGAACGCGGTGAACGGCGCGCTGAAGCGGGCGCGGGCCGTGCTGGCGCGGGAGCTGCCCGGTGCCGACCGGGAGAGCGCGCCGCTGCCGGGCTCGCCGCGGGAGCGCCGCGTGGTGGCCGACTTCACCCGCGCCTTCCAGGCCGGTGACGTCGACGCGGTGGTGGCCCTGCTGACCGACGACGTGCGGCTGACCATGCCGCCGCTGCCGCTGGAGTACCGGGGCCTGGCCGACGTGCGGAACTTCCTGGGCTCGGTGTCGCTGTGCGGGCGCAGCCGGCACGTGCTGGTCCCGACCCGGGCCAACGGCCAGCCGGCGTTCGGCTGCTACCTGCGCGACCCGCGCACGCCGGTGCTGCACGCCCACGGGGTGCTGGTGCTGACCCTGAGCGGTGACCGGGTCGCCGCGCTGACCCGGTTCGTGGACAACTCGCTGCTGGCGGTGTTCGGGCTGCCCCGGTCCCTGCGCGCCGGGTGGGACGGGAACGGCGGGTGA
- a CDS encoding MFS transporter has translation MPSRLAAATTATGLATFALLYAPQPVLPLLAAEFGLTPGSASLAVSAATGSLAVAVIPVAVLAERVGRRRVIVWSVFASAVLGLLLPLAPTYPAFLALRVLQGVATAGVPAVAMAYLADEAAAVGAAIGALIAGNSAGGMVGRLLAGVASDWLDWRAGLALVGAFGLGCAAVAALLPRGKPVVRRPGGLRVALSDPVLLCQYAVAVLGVAAFVSLFNVVAFRLTGPLGVSAGAASLVFLAYAAGGACSAVAGRLADRHGRAPVALTALGVTALGALTTLPDELVLVAVGLALFTGGFFAAHSVAGGWVGARARVKGPASGMYLFAFYVGSSAGGTAGSAAYGSWGWPGLVAVVTSWLALAALAVVVARRLEVTRRTGGGSPRCDRGTGGSSRTSGPRSAAGPGPVR, from the coding sequence GTGCCGAGTCGACTTGCCGCCGCCACCACCGCCACCGGGCTGGCCACGTTCGCCCTGCTCTACGCGCCGCAGCCGGTGCTGCCGCTGCTGGCCGCCGAGTTCGGGCTCACGCCGGGGTCGGCGTCGCTGGCGGTCAGCGCGGCCACCGGCTCCCTGGCCGTCGCGGTGATCCCGGTGGCGGTGCTGGCCGAGCGGGTCGGGCGGCGGCGGGTGATCGTGTGGTCGGTGTTCGCCTCGGCCGTGCTCGGGCTGCTGCTGCCGCTCGCGCCGACCTACCCCGCGTTCCTCGCGCTGCGCGTCCTCCAGGGCGTGGCCACCGCCGGGGTGCCCGCGGTGGCGATGGCCTACCTCGCCGACGAGGCCGCGGCGGTCGGGGCGGCGATCGGCGCGCTGATCGCGGGCAACAGCGCGGGCGGCATGGTCGGGCGGCTGCTGGCGGGCGTGGCCTCCGACTGGCTGGACTGGCGCGCCGGGCTCGCCCTGGTCGGCGCCTTCGGCCTGGGCTGCGCGGCGGTGGCGGCCCTGCTGCCGCGGGGGAAGCCGGTGGTGCGGCGGCCGGGCGGGCTGCGGGTGGCGCTGTCGGACCCGGTGCTGCTGTGCCAGTACGCGGTCGCGGTGCTGGGGGTGGCGGCGTTCGTGTCGCTGTTCAACGTCGTGGCCTTCCGGCTGACCGGGCCCCTGGGCGTGTCGGCGGGTGCCGCGTCGCTGGTCTTCCTCGCCTACGCCGCGGGCGGCGCGTGCTCGGCGGTGGCCGGGCGGCTGGCGGACCGGCACGGGCGGGCGCCGGTCGCGCTGACCGCGCTGGGGGTCACGGCGCTGGGCGCGCTGACCACCCTGCCGGACGAGCTGGTGCTCGTCGCGGTGGGGCTCGCCCTGTTCACCGGCGGGTTCTTCGCCGCGCACTCGGTGGCCGGCGGGTGGGTCGGCGCGCGTGCGCGGGTCAAGGGGCCGGCGTCGGGGATGTACCTGTTCGCGTTCTACGTGGGCAGCAGCGCGGGTGGCACGGCGGGCAGCGCCGCCTACGGCTCGTGGGGCTGGCCGGGCCTGGTCGCCGTGGTCACGTCCTGGCTCGCGCTCGCCGCGCTCGCCGTCGTGGTGGCCCGGCGACTTGAGGTCACCCGTCGAACCGGCGGCGGGAGTCCTCGATGTGACCGAGGTACCGGTGGGTCCAGTCGCACATCAGGTCCACGGTCCGCCGCAGGGCCCGGCCCGGTTCGGTGA